In Arachis stenosperma cultivar V10309 chromosome 1, arast.V10309.gnm1.PFL2, whole genome shotgun sequence, one DNA window encodes the following:
- the LOC130981339 gene encoding ent-kaurenoic acid oxidase 2-like — FGLEPLSMYLAFMDELMKNELEKWSKMGQIELLTELRRLTFKIIIHIFLGASSTSVMEALEKEYTKLNYGMRALRIDLPGFAFHKAFKARKNLVSIFQNVVNERRKEKLENPNKTAKDMLDQLIDAEDENGRKLADDEVIDIMIMYLNAGHESSRHTTMWATLILQQHPQYFQKAKQEQEEIVKRRPANQKGMTIKEYRQMDFLSKAIDETMRYITFSLMTFREAKRDVKLNGFLIPKGWKVFVWYRAIHQDPQVYPNLRIFDPSRFDISMFSNIDFWLAIGVNGLCLFSC, encoded by the exons TTTGGCTTGGAACCACTTTCCATGTACTTGGCTTTCATGGACGAACTCATGAAAAACGAATTGGAAAAATGGTCAAAGATGGGGCAAATTGAGTTGCTGACTGAACTCAGAAGGCTTACCTTCAAGATCATCATCCACATTTTCCTTGGCGCCTCCAGCACTTCTGTTATGGAAGCTTTGGAAAAGGAATACACTAAGCTTAACTATGGCATGAGAGCTTTGCGCATTGATCTTCCCGGTTTTGCATTCCACAAAGCCTTCAAG GCTAGAAAGAATCTAGTTAGCATATTTCAAAATGTTGTGAATGAGAGGAGAAAGGAGAAGTTAGAAAATCCAAACAAAACAGCAAAAGATATGTTGGATCAACTGATTGATGCTGAAGATGAGAATGGTAGGAAATTGGCTGATGATGAAGTGATTGACATTATGATAATGTATTTGAATGCTGGACATGAATCTTCTAGACACACTACCATGTGGGCTACTTTGATCCTTCAACAGCACCCTCAGTATTTCCAAAAGGCTAAGCAAGAACAGGAAGAGATCGTAAAGCGGAGGCCAGCAAATCAGAAGGGTATGACAATAAAGGAATATAGGCAGATGGATTTCCTCTCTAAG GCAATTGATGAAACTATGCGCTATATTACCTTCTCTTTAATGACATTCCGGGAGGCAAAGCGTGATGTCAAACTGAATG GTTTTCTTATTCCCAAAGGTTGGAAGGTTTTTGTTTGGTATAGGGCTATTCACCAAGACCCTCAGGTTTATCCTAATCTAAGGATATTTGATCCTTCAAGATTCGAT ATCTCAATGTTTTCCAATATAGATTTCTGGTTGGCCATTGGAGTTAATGGCTTATGCTTATTTAGCTGTTAG